A genomic region of Actinomycetota bacterium contains the following coding sequences:
- the ruvX gene encoding Holliday junction resolvase RuvX — protein MRKMGLDIGAKNIGVAISDPLCKTSQGLTTVKRSNFSREVRKLKELIENYQVDEVIVGIPLNLNGSSGPQTRMVKKYAKKLSSQLELPIKCWDERLTTLSARKALLQANVRRAQRKMVIDKVAATLILQGYLDSLRRGEGFKSAHS, from the coding sequence ATGCGAAAGATGGGTCTTGACATTGGAGCGAAAAATATTGGAGTTGCCATCTCCGATCCTCTTTGCAAAACCTCCCAGGGTCTGACCACTGTTAAGAGGAGTAATTTTTCCCGCGAGGTTCGGAAACTTAAAGAACTTATTGAAAATTACCAGGTAGACGAGGTAATTGTGGGTATTCCCCTTAATTTAAATGGAAGTTCAGGTCCTCAAACCAGAATGGTCAAGAAATATGCGAAGAAGCTCTCCTCACAACTGGAGTTACCCATAAAGTGTTGGGATGAGAGGTTAACCACACTTTCAGCGAGGAAGGCTCTCCTGCAAGCCAATGTAAGGCGAGCTCAGAGAAAAATGGTGATAGATAAGGTCGCCGCCACCCTCATTTTACAGGGATATCTTGATAGTCTGCGCAGGGGGGAGGGGTTTAAATCTGCCCATTCCTAA
- the alaS gene encoding alanine--tRNA ligase, with amino-acid sequence MKSSEIRKRFLAFFQERGHAVFPSSSLVPDDPTLLLTAAGMVQFKPIFQGEMKPTHTRITTCQKCVRTSDIERVGHTARHLTFFEMLGNFSFGDYYKREAIAWAWEFLTQNLKLDPGRMWITVFEDDDESLEIWRGEIGILEARIVRMGEEDNFWSAGPTGPCGPCSELVYDLGEDRSCGRPDCGIHCDCDRFREVWNLVFMEYNRNEKGYLESLPKKNIDTGLGLERVASILQDVPTNFETDLLKPIVDKTINLSGIRYGKDKKSDISVKIIADHVRAITFLIGDGVLPSNEGRGYILRRLIRRAVRHGRLLGIERPFLPDLVQMVVESMKDAYPEIKESQEFIIRIAASEEERFSQTLRSGLSILSGVIGEAKSKEMDRIGGDIAFQLYDTYGFPLELTREIAEEDGLSVDEREFDELMEEQRRKARAAWQDRVAKPKEVYTQVFDQYGKGEFIGYSLESVETTIQAIIRGSVVVPQAKEGDEIEIVLKKTPFYAEMGGQVGDRGFIEASSGTVEIADTQSPLPDLYVHLGKVIKGTIRSGQKAKATIDLKRRTEICRNHTATHLLHWALRTVLGKHVKQAGSLVDHDRLRFDFTHFAALSDGEVWRVEKLINDKVFEGHPVKCYTTSFQFAKDIGAIALFGEKYGEFVRVVEIGNFSKELCGGTHLANTSQVGLVKIVSEGSIGTNLRRIEALTASRALDYIHGREEILKETTNLLRVGTIPEIPERITGILATLKEREREIESFEIQLIKHQVDTLLASTREVNGIKVLIRTIEAKDMESLRRFVDVLRKRIKSGIMVLGASHGGRAMLIAAATPNLVANGFHAGDLLKKIAPIIGGGGGGRADLAQAGGKKPENISQALDKALKYIEKHLHKKGKGGV; translated from the coding sequence ATGAAAAGTAGTGAGATAAGAAAGAGATTCCTGGCCTTCTTTCAGGAACGGGGTCATGCGGTTTTTCCCAGCTCCTCTCTGGTGCCCGATGATCCTACCTTGCTCCTCACCGCTGCGGGGATGGTGCAGTTTAAGCCCATCTTCCAGGGTGAGATGAAACCAACCCACACCCGAATTACTACTTGCCAGAAGTGTGTTCGTACCAGCGATATTGAGCGGGTTGGTCACACGGCGAGACATTTGACCTTCTTTGAGATGTTGGGGAATTTCTCCTTTGGGGATTATTACAAGAGGGAAGCCATCGCTTGGGCGTGGGAATTTTTAACACAAAATTTGAAACTCGATCCGGGTAGAATGTGGATTACCGTCTTTGAGGACGACGATGAATCATTGGAGATCTGGAGAGGTGAGATCGGCATTCTCGAGGCTCGGATCGTGCGCATGGGGGAGGAGGACAACTTCTGGTCCGCTGGCCCTACGGGACCGTGTGGTCCCTGTTCCGAGCTGGTCTATGATCTGGGGGAGGACCGGAGTTGCGGGCGACCCGATTGCGGAATCCACTGTGATTGCGACAGGTTCCGGGAGGTGTGGAACCTGGTCTTTATGGAGTATAACCGAAACGAGAAGGGATATCTTGAATCTCTGCCCAAGAAGAACATCGACACGGGACTGGGTTTGGAGCGAGTGGCTTCGATCCTGCAAGATGTACCCACAAATTTTGAGACCGACCTTCTTAAACCCATAGTTGATAAAACCATAAACTTGAGTGGGATAAGGTACGGGAAGGACAAAAAATCCGATATCTCCGTTAAGATCATCGCGGATCATGTTAGGGCGATAACCTTTCTCATTGGTGACGGAGTTCTACCCTCAAATGAGGGGAGAGGTTACATCCTCCGGAGGCTCATAAGAAGGGCGGTCCGTCACGGTCGATTGTTGGGAATCGAGAGACCGTTCCTTCCGGATCTCGTTCAAATGGTCGTGGAATCCATGAAGGATGCCTATCCCGAGATCAAAGAGAGCCAAGAATTCATAATCCGCATTGCCGCCAGTGAAGAGGAGAGATTCTCCCAAACTCTGAGATCAGGTTTGAGCATTTTAAGTGGGGTCATTGGGGAGGCAAAATCAAAGGAGATGGATCGGATCGGTGGCGATATTGCTTTCCAACTCTATGATACCTATGGTTTCCCCCTGGAGTTGACCAGGGAGATAGCGGAAGAGGACGGATTATCCGTGGATGAGAGAGAATTTGATGAACTCATGGAGGAGCAGCGTAGAAAGGCACGGGCTGCTTGGCAAGATCGGGTTGCCAAGCCAAAGGAGGTCTATACGCAAGTTTTTGACCAATATGGCAAGGGTGAATTCATAGGCTATTCGCTGGAAAGCGTTGAGACGACGATTCAAGCTATAATCCGTGGCAGTGTGGTGGTACCTCAGGCTAAAGAGGGCGACGAGATTGAAATAGTTCTCAAGAAAACCCCCTTTTATGCCGAAATGGGAGGCCAAGTCGGAGATAGGGGGTTCATAGAGGCCTCTTCCGGTACGGTAGAAATAGCGGATACCCAGTCTCCCCTTCCTGACCTTTATGTTCATTTGGGGAAGGTGATTAAGGGAACCATTCGCTCGGGCCAAAAGGCTAAGGCCACCATCGATCTTAAAAGAAGAACGGAAATTTGTCGCAATCATACGGCCACTCACCTGCTTCACTGGGCGCTAAGGACGGTATTGGGCAAACACGTCAAGCAAGCGGGTTCCCTCGTGGATCACGATAGATTGCGATTCGACTTCACTCACTTTGCGGCCCTAAGTGATGGGGAAGTTTGGAGGGTCGAAAAACTCATCAACGATAAAGTTTTTGAGGGACACCCCGTCAAATGCTACACCACATCCTTTCAATTCGCCAAGGATATCGGAGCCATTGCCCTCTTTGGAGAGAAATATGGCGAATTTGTGAGAGTTGTGGAGATCGGCAATTTCAGCAAGGAGCTTTGTGGGGGAACCCATTTGGCGAACACGAGTCAAGTCGGACTGGTTAAGATAGTCAGCGAGGGGAGCATCGGAACAAACCTCAGGCGAATAGAAGCTTTAACCGCAAGTAGAGCTTTAGATTATATCCACGGCCGGGAGGAGATTCTCAAGGAGACCACCAACCTGCTGAGAGTGGGAACGATTCCCGAAATACCAGAGAGAATAACCGGCATACTGGCCACTCTTAAGGAGAGGGAGCGGGAGATAGAGTCCTTTGAGATTCAGCTCATTAAGCATCAGGTTGACACCCTTCTGGCTTCAACTCGCGAGGTAAATGGGATCAAAGTCCTCATAAGGACAATAGAGGCCAAGGATATGGAGAGTTTGAGGCGATTTGTCGATGTTTTAAGGAAGAGGATTAAGAGTGGTATCATGGTTCTGGGAGCTTCACATGGTGGAAGAGCCATGCTAATTGCCGCCGCCACGCCGAACCTAGTAGCCAACGGTTTTCACGCGGGTGATCTGCTCAAGAAAATAGCCCCCATCATTGGTGGTGGCGGAGGGGGTAGGGCAGATCTTGCCCAGGCGGGAGGAAAGAAACCGGAGAATATATCTCAAGCTTTAGATAAGGCTTTAAAATACATCGAAAAACATCTGCATAAAAAGGGGAAAGGCGGAGTTTAA